DNA from Coffea arabica cultivar ET-39 chromosome 10c, Coffea Arabica ET-39 HiFi, whole genome shotgun sequence:
TTTACTAAAGTGATGTTAGCAATGCAATACAAACAAAGTCAAGGAGATCATACTTTGTtcataaaacattcaaaaggagGTGTTACAGCTCTACTTGTATATGTAGATGACATCATCATCACCGGGAATGATCCAATTGAAAGAGAAACACTCAAAAAGTGCTTAGCAAAGGAGTTTGAAATTAAAGAACTAGGGAGGCTGAAGTATTTTTTAGGCATTGAGGTGGCATACTCAAGAAAGGGCATCTTTGTTTCCCAACAAAAGTATGTCTTAGACTTGCTTAAAGAAACAGGCAATCTTGGATGCAAGGCAGCAAGCACACCCATTGAGCCTAACTTGAGATTGAATGAAGGGAAGGATGATAGCACAGTAGATAAGGGAAGATATCAGCGGTTGGTTGGGAAACTGATATACTTGTCCCATACAAGGCCGGACATAGCATTTGCTGTAAGTGTAGTAAGCCAATTTATGCATGATCCAAGAGAGAAACACTTGCAGGCTGTCAATAGAATTCTATCCTACCTCAAAGGGACACCGGGTAGAGGAATTTTgttcaagaaaaatgaaggattgcTCATAGAGGCATATACTGATGCTGATTATGCAGGTTCTGTTGTAGATCGTAGATCAACTTCAGGATATTGTACATTTCTTGGTGGGAACCTAGTGACATGGAGGAGTAAGAAGCAATCGGTTGTTGCAAGATCAAGTGCTGAAGCAGAGTTTAGAGCTATGGCTCATGGAGTTTGTGAATTGCTATGGCTCAAAATAATACTTGATGATCTTAAAATCAAGAGTGAAGGGCCTATGAAACTCTATTGCGACAACAAGTCTGCCATCAACATTGCACACAGTCCAGTGCAACATGATCGCACAAAGCACATCGAAGTTGATAGacattttattaaagaaaagctgGACAGTGGCATGATTTGCACTCCATATGTAGCATCAAATAATCAATTGGCAGATGTCTTAACTAAGGGAATGCCAACTTCCAACTTTGAAGACATTACATGCAAGATGGGAATGGAAAATATCTATTCACcatcttgagggggagtgttgaaAATCTAGAATATCTTTTTCTATGTATATCCCATGATCTCTGCTATATCCCATGATTTCTGCTATATCCCATGATTTCTGCTCtattttaggatagaataaTTTACTCCTAATGtattttaggatagaataaattagctcctaatttttaggaaattacAGATTTCATGGAATTGACAAAAGTCCAATTCCATTTGTATAAATGTTGTACAGAGTCTAGAACAAAAGATATGACAGAACAATtcagttttcttttttgttcaCACAGAAACATCATTTGCTACTATTTTTCAGTTGCACATCTCTAATTTCAGTAAGAATTATGCATGATCTAAAATGCACTTTATATGTAAAGATCACTGCATTAAAGATAGTTGTTTCGACAAGTCATTTGACCACACATTTGGTCTCAGTGAAATCAGTGACACACAAATGGTGAACTGTTCAAGTATGAAGAAGCCTTAAAGTTGCTGAGGCAACAAGTTGGTTTAACAATGCTTATGAGAACTTAAAAGAATAACATTCTGTATGACCATCAACTTCATTGGTGGATAATTTGATTCATAATTTTCTTTTCGATTTGAAATTTAATAAACCTAGAATATTTACAACATGCAGCACAACCACTGTTTTTACTTTTACATGGTTATTGAAAGTATTCATTGTATCAACAATTTACAAGCATCTAAAATACTCGACAAGGAACCCTCTCTTTCAACAGGAGATGTcgcattctctctctctctcagaaagccaaagaaaagaatttgacCCTAAAGGAGCATGTATAGGTTTCACCTTCTATGAATAGGTTAAGTATATAAGCAGAAAGCTGAACTACTATGTCATATAACACCCACCATATTAAATGACACCCTTCATCAATTTTACTTGAGATTTAAACTTTTGACAAGGCCGTTTTTAACCAGAAACAGAGATCCTAACTAAAAAATGTCAAATAACTATTGACATTAACTTTCATCCAGCAAAAGGAGAAAGGGATATGCGTCAGCTAAGCATGATAAAGCCATCTACTTGGTTACCTTATCAAACCACTGTGTGGATACATGTGAAGAGCTTTTCTCAGGTGATCAACTCCATTCTGAATTCCAAGGCGGTCATCCGACACATATTTCACCTGCAAATCACACAAGCAGATGCGCAAATTTTATAAAAGACATTTCATGAacggaaggaaaaaaaaatccctcATTCAGGCATAATAAAATTAACTGAGACCATTGAACAGAACTTACTAGTTTACCAAGCGCTATTAGGGAGTGCATTGATGTAATCTCTTCACTTGACATAAGAGATGTATGACTGTGAGAAACAATTGGCCCAAGCTGATCACTACAATCTAGTGCGTCAATAGCAGATACTATGAAACTAACTTTTGAACTCTGAAACAAGTCCTTGGGCATCTTCAAGATGCTGCTAATCACTGAATCTTGTCCAGAAATATAATACATCAATCTGCTGATGAAACTTATAGTAGCAGCAGCCTTTCTACTATCCATTGATAAAATATTTGCAGCAAGTGTCCTAGCTGTCAATAAAGCCAGATCATTCTTGCCAAGTTGCCACAGACATAAAGCATAAATCTGCAAGCCCTCCAGATCAAGCAGTCCTAATTAGTAGATAAGGATGATATGTTAGAACATGAGATCTGGCCCAACATTTAACAAGCAAAATGACAACTGAAGGAGTTCATCAGAAAAAGAGAACCATGAGTCTGCCCTCTAAAGCCTTTCCATAATTTCACTGCCCGTTAGCAAGAAATTAGCAAAATCAGACTGCCAATGCCAGAATGTCCAAACAACATATTCAACAGTTTGTATTCTAAAAAAGGTTTCTGCTGTATTTTCACAAtgaatggaaaattttcaggtgaTAAACATGATTGAACCTCTGACAACATGATCTATGCATCACATAGGAAATATAACCAAAAACAGCAGTTGATCTATTATACAACAAGACAGCACAGTATCAGACCTTCTTTCTTCAGTAACTCACACTCTTCAACAGCTTCATTGGGACTCCCTGCCTGTACCGGACAAGGATTTAAAAATCAACCATATATGTGGCACCCCTTATTTGTGccaacaagagattcaatggttTAGGCTAGCAAGTTCAGCCACTTTTAACTATCCAAAGATAAACAACATACCTTACAAAGAGACCTCACAAGGTTCATTGAAATATCTTTATGATACAATTTTGATACTTCGCCAGAAAAAGAGCTCACTGCATGGCGTGCTAGCCTAAAAGATGCACTAGCACTTTGATAAAGAGATCGTGCTTCACATATTAGCCCATTCAAATTGTGAGATTCAGGATAATGGGGTGCACGCTGCAAAGCCTGCCTGATGGCTCTAAATACCTGTTGCAGTAAAAACCCGTAAAATCTTATTGTCCTTTCTGCAGCATCACGTTAACTTCAAAAGCTACTTGGCggtaagaaaatggtaataTGCAACAATGATAATAACTTGAGACTCAAACGACACCTTAATACCTCTGAAGATGGCATTTGACCAGAATACAAACCAAGCTTTGCAAGACCAATCTGAAACTCTGCAAGCTGCTCAAGAGACAGTTATCAGTACAACAATGATTACAATGATTACAATGAAATATGCCTCAAAGCATACAAGCATTTACACCGTTCCTTACTTGAGAAAGAACCATAAATGTACACATATCACCACTTGCACTACTTCAAGGGCAGAAATATTTCACAAGTGGATTGCATCAACCAAAAGATTAATTTGAAATAGAAATCATTGGACTTTGTGTACCTAGTTTCTAAATTCCTCTAAAGAATCTGAGCTAAAAATAAACGGATACGACAAACTATGCTTGCATCTGTGAGAAAGAACGGGAACTTACAGGCAAGATCTGCACGGCTTGTAGACAGCAGTCATATGCTTCATCCGGTTTGAGATTCCTGGGGGGAAATTTGGCAGACATAGATACACTTTCCAAATAGAATATGCCGTCATAAAATGAAGCATTCTAGTTCTGCCATGAATTTATACACATACCTAATATCAGCATCAGCTGACATTCCAGCCCAAGGTAATGCAAGTGAGGGATCTATGCTTCTAGCACGATCAAATGCTTGCTGTGCCAGTTTCCTTTCACCCTCTAGCCTGTAGAGCTGTAAATCTCAACATTAGATCTCCTACATGTTGCTAGGCACTGCAACAACCTCCCCCCTCCCCAATCCTCCAAATTCTGAGAAGGTTGTTCAAATTTCAGCAGCTTAAATAGATTTGAGAGTGCATAAACCAGCAAAGCCTCCTAACATTCTATAAAAGCCAAGAACCAATTGGAGTTGTGAGTCGAAAAGGGCACCCAACTAAGAGAGGTAACACAATTTCAAGCCAGTTGTGTAAGTATGGCAGATTGACTACattcaacaaaaacttgaaaagaaaCACTCATTTAAGATTTTCATCTTTCCAGAATAACTAGCATTGACAATGACTAACAATAGGATGTCATGCTTCAAAAGTCGTACACACTGCATCATGATCCCCTAGCACACCAACTTTGTGCAGCCTTACtcatgcaagaaaataaaacttCCATGTATCCAATCTTTGATCTCTTAGGTCACAAAAGAGCAACTTTATGAATATAATGATCCCAAAGATAAGTCATTTGACTATGAAATCATTGACTGCTGCCAGAAAAGATATATTAGTCAATTCACAAATTTGCATGGGTATCACAGAAGCCCACAAAAGGAAAGAACCAACGCATGAATGTGTGTGCTCATTGAGACAGAAAGAGAGCGCTGCAGCAACACTATGGTTCCAGACTTGATAATGTTCTTCTAGTGTCAAGAAAAACTTGAGTTCAAGTTCTCTCTCACGTCTAAAAAGATTATTTTAGCAGATGGAGTCACTGAATTTAAAATCACATCTGTAAAGCATTACCTTCCCAAGGTACGCCCAAGCAACAGCCAGTGAAACATCCAACTGCAGCCCACGAATAAAAGCATGTTGTCTCAAGGCATTATGATCTGATAAACATCCTAATGTCACCCAGAACTCATTATTTTCTCCCTCAAGTAATAAGCCCCCTAAGCACATCTTCTCAGCTTGTGACCTGTTAAGTAGGACAACCGCATGAGATGCAAACCTTAATAATCATCCTGTAGCTGAACAGAAGATGAAAAACTACCAAGAGTTCAGGTCCTCTTCGTGATTCTCTTTTGAAAAGAAAGTAATATCTGATGCTATGGCAATGTCTGTGTACAAATTAGATTGCCAAGGTGCCAAGTGCAGAGCCCGCTGATAAGAACGAGATGAAGATACAGCAGCTAGATGGCAAATTCTTTTCCAGGAAATGATTGAGTCGCTGAAACTTTTTTGGTCAGCTTTTAAGCCCCACCCATCATCCACCCAGGGAAAACATTTGGCATAGAATAGCTGACAACACAGAGACGGGCCTCAATTCAGGGCCACTCATTATGAGAAACATTAAATGAACAGACAATGAGGCCATTTCGAGAaacttttgatatatttgagaAACTAATACCAAATACAATGCGGAAAACAGAAGGCAGAAATTACCACTAATTACAAAACAACATAATCATGACAGACGATTTCACCTTAATGTCACCATGCAGCTTCCAGATACATGATATGTTACCAGCTAATGTCATAATCGATACAATTACTTCAGAAGCCTCCtacaatatttataaataaaataaataagaaagatATATTTATTGAAACCTCAAATGCTGCAACATTCAAAAGTTCGGGTTCTAAACTATCAAGTCAACTGACCTCCAATAGTGAAGCTCCCCATCTAAATGCACCTGAATTTATGCATTCCTTAGCCAAACCAAGTAGAGAAGAAGCTAGCCCATAATGTGCAGCTAAATTTTCAGGTGAAATCAACAAAGCTTGCCTAAAATGCTCAACTCCCTACGTGCAAAGATAATTTCACTTAATAGCAACAAAAACGGAAGAGAGCTAAAAATATTCACATTGAATTATCTCATTGAAATAACATAAGAAGTACCAGTTCAATATGTGATCAAAGCACTTAAACTTGACCTTGTGTTCagatttatttaatataaactAAGCTCAAACCACAAAAACGGCTTAGAAACGGAAAATAGATCCTAAATAACCTTTTTGTGTTTCTGAACATAAACAAATTTGGACATCCCACTAAGAAAATGAAAGTTACGCAACAGGGAGAACTACTACGGGCTAGAAAAAGCTTCATTTACGTTATACTCATTTGGCATTCACAATATGATgcataaaacaaacaaaataattatttttaatgatTCAGAGAAATGaggataaaaataaaagaagcgATGAacctaaaacaaaaaaatacttTCAGGGGGTGAGTCACAAAATGAGGTTGGGAGTAAGTCCAATATCAGGAACAAGGGATGGTAAGGTATAAACAAGCTTTACCTTTCTAAAAGAACCTAGCATCAAGGAAATGTTTCCGCTTTCAATCAAGGCAAAGATTCTTGACTCCTCTAACTCAATAGCTCTTCCATATGACTGTTGAAGTAACCAAAAGAAGTCACTTTTTTGAGAGTGAAACAGAATGCAGATCACCCTTATTAAAAGTTACAACAACTAATTATAGAAGCTTCACCAACGTTTAAAAACCCatctctttttcattttctggtGAAGGGGAGAAGGCAGACAATCTAGCTTTATCTGGTTTACCAGAAAGAGgattattttactttttaatGAATAAAAGCAAAAAGGTTCTGCAGCAGCACGAGTTAATGTCAGTGAGAGAATTATGTAAGAGGCAGAAATGTATCATCAGCTCAATATTAGAGAAAAGAAAGCAGAGAAGAAAGATTTATTAAGATGACCTTGATTGCAGCAGTGAACATGCCCAGTCTCTGGTAGGCTAGACCCAAGGCCTATAGTAGCAGAAAGACAGAAAAAGACCTTAAATAAATGTGTGCTACTGTAAAAGAGAATGCTTGTTGGAGTGCAAAgggatataatatatattttttagaaaaagagaatGAATGGACAAAGAAAGACCTCCCAGAGATCGGCACAGGTGGGATAGCCACGGATGGCATGCTGAAGTTTCTGCACAGCTTCAGACCATCTCTTTTGATGGACCTGGAATTGCAAACACGCGTCCATGGACGATTCAGCACAAAAGAAACGAAGAAAAAGGCAGGTTATATAGTTTGGGAGAAAAAACATTTTAGAGAGCATTGCGGTGAAAAGATGAGAGGAGAAATGGGTAAAACCTGAAGAAATCCCAATCTTCGAAAAGCCCAAAAGGCTGTCGGGGACTTATTGGAAGCTTGAGTGCAGATGGCAAACTGCAAGGAGATTTTACCTTGTTGGTCCAACAAATCACAGATAGCTTCCCCGGAAAGGGAATCATCAGGATCGAGGAGGAGGGCTCGTTGGTAGCACTTGAGAGCCCTCTGGTTCTGGCTCTGGTCGTAGTCCAATCGCGAGTAATAATCACCCAAATACCTGAAAGCAGCAGCTTCCTGGGGGTTGAGCTTTGCGCAAGTTACAAAATGCTCTGCTGCTTTTGACTCTTCTCCCTCTTCCCACAGTAATATTCCCTGAcgacaccaccaccaccaccacaacAACAACAAACAGAGTCAGACAGCAATGCAGCAGGAGCCATCACCGAAACCAGTCAAAaaaattcttaataaataatactGCTCCGTAAATAATGCTACTACAGaaaaattgaattgaattgaattgaagCTTACGAGTTTAAAATGGAGGGATGAATCATCTGGTTCGGAGTTTAATAACTCTTCCAAGTGTCTTCTCCTTGCAACAGCTTCGCAATCTTTCCCCCCATCCTACATGTACATGTACGTGTTAAccccaaaccaaaaaaaaaaaggaagagtaAATGTACGTGTAAGCAAACACAAAATCATTGTGCAGCTACAGGCGGCCCGATTAATCAAACgaatttgaaacaaaacaaaacaagaagaagaagagagagaaccATGTCTTCCGGAATGTATCACAGATGCTGGGAATTAGTACTTTTCTCTGACAACGTGCCAAAACCCTTTTAAaagattaaaaacaaaaaaaaaaaggacagctATATTAGCAAGCAAGGGTCACCGATCAGTTGGGGTACGGAACGGTGACCGGGAGGTGTTTGATTTGATGGTTCGCTGCTCTCGCATTACTCCGTACGAGTTGAGTATCGGACAAGATTACTccttttttcattctttcttcttcaactAAATGTAGCTATATTAGAGCTGAATACTCACTGGCCGCTATTAAAAATGACGGTGGTGGTcaaaagctcgagctcgagctattTCTTCTGTGTAAATCAGAAGTAACTCGGCGAGTAGTAATCGAGGTAATAAATTTGTATGAAATAATTAATGTTCAATAAAAAGGAATGCtggataagaaaagaaaaattcgtGCTCGAGTAGCTTGAACTTAATAAAACTTACAGTTTATTCGAATttaaacgagtcgagttcgaacttaatttcaattatatggaattgagttcaaattcaaatttatataCTCGTTTAAACTTGAGTTCAAATTCGAATAGCACTGAATCAGTCAGTGATCAAGTTCGAATTTGAGTATAACGCTCCTCAAGCTGGACTCGGTGGCACCCTACCGCTACTTGGTTGCTTAGTACTGCGAGTTTTTGTTTCGCAATTGGAAGGGCACCGTTCTTTTTTTGTGCTTGTTTGTTTCACAAAAGGACGGCATGTGACCACAGTGTGATGCACAACCAAATAAGGATGGTAGCAAACTAGCTTACCATCACACTTGTGCACgaattagagtttttttttttttttttgggtacaacATTTTACAAATGGTCTTATACTAGGGGGAGAGGAAGTGAAATGGGGATGGATCAACTAACCTCTTGAATACACTCGCAACTACAAAGTTTTGATAAtctataaaattaattattatctcaacaccaaaaaaaaaaaaaaaaaaacctcatgaAAATTTAGAGGGCATTAAACCACGGTTGGCCGGGAAATGCAAGGGGCTTGCACAAATTAGAGTTATGGGCAATTGCAAACTGCAGAAGAGGAGGAGGTGCATCCCAGAGCCAGTCACGGTCGTTGCATTTGAGTCAGGCGATTGTACAGGATGAGGGGAAAGCCAAGAAGTCAAGAACTATAAACCATTTGCATCTTTCTATACAACGCGAAATCATTCCATTTATTCTCGATCCTTCATTTACAAACAAaccaatagaaaaaaaaaaaaaaaaaacaaatgcgCGCTCTTTCTTTTTGTCAATTCAACGGGTATCCTCCTTGGACTACCTCCTTGCGGATTAGATATCGAAAAGCTGAGCTGCGTGGTACCCAATAGATATACTTGTCAGCTCTACCCTTTATGCATGTTCTGATAGCTTTCTGCTGAAGCTCCGGAAGACATGCACACACCATTTCCAGCAGTCCACTCGTGCTTAGTGACATTTCCCTTGCAAAGTGACACGCTAGTTTTGGCAGGTATACCTTCGTTTCTTTTTGGATGTATACACTCGCCTGTATGAACTCGTCTCTGGCAACTTTTAGGTCCTGAAATACATTCTTTGCCGTGTACGCTCGAACCTGCATCCCGGGGGAGCATTGCATTGCATTGCATGGTGCCATTGTCAAGTCAGATAATGCACTACTCCAAAAATCAAAACATATATCCACGCTCAAAAATGAAGGCATACCGGAGGGTCGGAGCATGACCCCGAACAAAGCGCAAAATGAACTAGAGGTTCTGCGTATTCAAGGGAATAAGTGTGCCTCGCACTCCCGGTCATAAGCTTCTTCTTTGGACTCAGCAGTGTCTGTAGCCACTGCATTCATCTCGTGTTAGAAAAGCTACACAAAATACTGGATGATTGGCTAAGACCAAACAAAGTTACCACTTATCTCAGTCAAACTACCATAACACCCCGTGATCAGTCATACTACAGCTACATCACATGATTTATGGTCAAGACGAGGTAACCAGTCATAATTTGATGGTTTTTAATGTGGAATAAAAAATCCAATGCGACTTTGTCTGTTTTGCCTTCCTGATTatgatttttgtcttttttccaAAGTGCAACAATTTAACTTCTAGTTCAATAACGAAAACCCCTTTTTTTAACCCAGACCACAGGTCTCCAAATACTATGGAATCTTTAGAAGGACTCTATATATTGGCAGCCTTACTTCAAAATTAAGGACCATATTATAACGTTCTGAACTTCATTAAGATTACATTTGATAACTGGAAGAAATTTGTGCATATTTTTACCATCATTTCCCTCCACTTTCCTCAATCTTTAGTTTGTTAATGTTTCTGTTCATGTCAACTTGCTtaaggattttttttcttttttttggtagatTTTACAGCGTTTGTACATTGATAAAACTTCATGATTTTGCATTATCTTTCTTCACCTATTAAGACCAGAAACTAGGAAGAGATCAATATCATGTAGAAGCATATAAATGTGTCCCATGTGCGAGCAAATAGATTAAGACACTAAAATCCGAGGCATACCGGTGCTGAGTAGTGTGACCGGATTCCTAAAATTGAACTTTGTATAGTATGAGCATTTATGCAGTGTCCACCCACATTATAAGCTGCCTGAAAGAGAGATTTGTGTATTAAATTACCACAGCTTATGCACAGAAACTATAGACCAAGGGACCAGGGAAAGCTAGCACATTTGAGTATATACCTTTAAGATCGAAGAGCTTCTCACAAAATTATGAGTTCCATATGCTAAATAACCCTGCATAAAAAGCCAAACACCTCAAtagaatgtcaaagtgaagtaTAATGGGAAGGGATGCTGAACGAGAGGGTGGCATAGCATAGTAATAATCATATAATTTGAAAGAGTTACACTAGAATAATTTGAAGAAGTAGTTGATATGCAATGTTAGCATGCGTGCCACTGTGGTGAATATTTACATATTGTAGACCGTAAAAAGGCACTAATGGTCCTGTAACCAAGCCAAGGTAAGATCATAACATCCAACAATAGGTCAGAGAGGGAGTTCAAATCATCATTACTATGGTCACGTCCTCTGTGTGCGCAAGGATCTGTAGTTGACAGGGGCAGCCAAAACTTTCGTAAAGCATAATTTAGAACTAGCCTTGGTAAGAGGGATAACCTTATTCACCTAAGGCAAAGAAGTGTAGGCCAGCTAATAGTAAGTAATGCACCATACGTGCAAAGATCACATGAGCCCCTTGGGACTATCCATGAACAAATAGAGTTCCACTACATTCTCTTAATCTTATGGAAGTGCTCCTGAAAGCTTATGACTACACACTTAACTGATTAGATTATCAGTCTAATATAACAAAAGCTAATGATTTACAATCAGAAATAGAGACCCTTCATTAAAAGGTTAAGTAATGGGCTTAATTTTCTCCACCAGACATCAATGATCAAGGGATAGATTCTTTTCCAGTTTGCAGGTGATGGTGGGAAATGTGAAAAATGATTCTCTTCAACATACAAGTAtcacaaagaaacaaaattaaaaagcGAGCTCTAGAAGCATACATGCATGACCAAGGCATTGTGAATATTTATCCAAAATGAAAGCTTCTCCTCACGTTTCATGTTCCTTGGGTCAATAGTTTCAAGACTCTTAACTAGTGACCTGCAAAATTAGAACTTCGACAAGAAATGTTAGACCCTAAGGAAACAACTCCCCAGAAAATCTTAATCAAGGATTTCCCTTGTATCAAATGACGGGTCATTTGTTTGCTGAGCAATGATTCCCAATTTTAGTTAAACCTATAGTATTCAGTTTAGGATAATTGAGTTGTGGGTAGGTAACATAACCTGAACTTTCTAGCAAAGTTTGTTACTCTATCAACTAGAGCAAGACTTCTAAGCAAAGCATATTCATGTGCAGACAACCTGAATTTTTCCAGCACTCTTGCAACTTACTGGAAAGTCTGATCATCAAGACGTATCTTTAACACTTCTATTGTTGCGGCATATGGACCAGCCTCATCTTTTAGGCCTTCAATGTACCCTTTAGGTTCTTCATCAAATTGAGGACTCCAACCACCAGAAATATTTCTGGGAGAAAATGTGCTAGAAGAGGACAACGATGAACTAGAAGATACTGAAAGACCTTTTTGAGGAAGAGCTGGATCAGAAAATTTGCAGTAAATACAACATATGCATCTGACGATCTCTTCGGACAATCTATTGGGATAATCAAGGGCATCATCCATGAGAGAAGTGCCAAGATGATCTGCAAGGCTACGGTGCACAGAATCCACCTGTGGTTTCTCCTACAAAATATTATTTATGTCACTCAATGAATGCCTTCTGGAATAACATAAAACATTGCAGATTTTCATGACCAGCAATAACTCAAGAAGATGACAACTAAATATGTGAGTGAAACCTTTAAGAGTGGCAATGTATCAACCTTTCTAGATGATGCCCTTGGAGCAGCTTTTATATGGTAACTTGAACAGGTCAATGCATTTGAAGGGAGGATTTGATGGCGATGGTTAGAATCACTTTGTGAGAGAGCCCAATCCAGTTT
Protein-coding regions in this window:
- the LOC113712183 gene encoding uncharacterized protein isoform X2 is translated as MMRAPLLDFSSPSTTTHSSPIRTPDSTTLQFYCLPPPHLLTTLLQKEDLSLLDATPPLPTSQSHLISPSPSSMELMKEITRLEVEILQLERHLLSLYQKAFQQHLPVLIRDRGTCSNDKMGPHLQATDNHPCYKLDWALSQSDSNHRHQILPSNALTCSSYHIKAAPRASSRKEKPQVDSVHRSLADHLGTSLMDDALDYPNRLSEEIVRCICCIYCKFSDPALPQKGLSVSSSSSLSSSSTFSPRNISGGWSPQFDEEPKGYIEGLKDEAGPYAATIEVLKIRLDDQTFQSLVKSLETIDPRNMKREEKLSFWINIHNALVMHGYLAYGTHNFVRSSSILKAAYNVGGHCINAHTIQSSILGIRSHYSAPTLLSPKKKLMTGSARHTYSLEYAEPLVHFALCSGSCSDPPVRAYTAKNVFQDLKVARDEFIQASVYIQKETKVYLPKLACHFAREMSLSTSGLLEMVCACLPELQQKAIRTCIKGRADKYIYWVPRSSAFRYLIRKEVVQGGYPLN
- the LOC113712183 gene encoding uncharacterized protein isoform X3, giving the protein MMRAPLLDFSSPSTTTHSSPIRTPDSTTLQFYCLPPPHLLTTLLQKEDLSLLDATPPLPTSQSHLISPSPSSMELMKEITRLEVEILQLERHLLSLYQKAFQQHLPVLIRDRGTCSNDKMGPHLQATDNHPCYKLDWALSQSDSNHRHQILPSNALTCSSYHIKAAPRASSRKEKPQVDSVHRSLADHLGTSLMDDALDYPNRLSEEIVRCICCIYCKFSDPALPQKGLSVSSSSSLSSSSTFSPRNISGGWSPQFDEEPKGYIEGLKDEAGPYAATIEVLKIRLDDQTFQSLVKSLETIDPRNMKREEKLSFWINIHNALVMHGYLAYGTHNFVRSSSILKAAYNVGGHCINAHTIQSSILGIRSHYSAPLF
- the LOC140016120 gene encoding tetratricopeptide repeat protein SKI3-like, yielding MDGGKDCEAVARRRHLEELLNSEPDDSSLHFKLGILLWEEGEESKAAEHFVTCAKLNPQEAAAFRYLGDYYSRLDYDQSQNQRALKCYQRALLLDPDDSLSGEAICDLLDQQGKISLQFAICTQASNKSPTAFWAFRRLGFLQVHQKRWSEAVQKLQHAIRGYPTCADLWEALGLAYQRLGMFTAAIKSYGRAIELEESRIFALIESGNISLMLGSFRKGVEHFRQALLISPENLAAHYGLASSLLGLAKECINSGAFRWGASLLEEASEVIVSIMTLAGNISCIWKLHGDIKLFYAKCFPWVDDGWGLKADQKSFSDSIISWKRICHLAAVSSSRSYQRALHLAPWQSNLYTDIAIASDITFFSKENHEEDLNSWSQAEKMCLGGLLLEGENNEFWVTLGCLSDHNALRQHAFIRGLQLDVSLAVAWAYLGKLYRLEGERKLAQQAFDRARSIDPSLALPWAGMSADADIRNLKPDEAYDCCLQAVQILPLAEFQIGLAKLGLYSGQMPSSEVFRAIRQALQRAPHYPESHNLNGLICEARSLYQSASASFRLARHAVSSFSGEVSKLYHKDISMNLVRSLCKAGSPNEAVEECELLKKEGLLDLEGLQIYALCLWQLGKNDLALLTARTLAANILSMDSRKAAATISFISRLMYYISGQDSVISSILKMPKDLFQSSKVSFIVSAIDALDCSDQLGPIVSHSHTSLMSSEEITSMHSLIALGKLVKYVSDDRLGIQNGVDHLRKALHMYPHSGLIRNLLSYLLLFSKEWKDVHLATRCFIVDSYDHQKEKVLKSSFEILGAGAVACYTKGRCNDEFSFSTSKEQCLFGTGIIQQLQKDLHREPWNDRARYLLILTYVQKARKEGYPQHLCTIIERLICVALSDEFCSRQESSYEYQRFQLLLCAAEVCLQFGNHIGCVRHAKSASELLLPDDSLFYAHILLCRAYAAQDNFVDMRKEYTRCLELKTDYPIGWVCLKIIDCQYKLQTDGTFLAVGFEECSRDVKKSWNMWMAVGDLVHGLVAIQTKDLLAAEKFLAQACSLAGDESCLFLCHGTICMQLAKQQCDARFLSLAVRSLQKARETSVMLPIVSLLLAQAEASLGSKMKWEKNLRDEWFSWPPGMRPAELYFQMHLLAKQERESSRSSSLIESSQSAQRWVLQAIHLNPSCLRYWKVLQTFTG
- the LOC113712183 gene encoding uncharacterized protein isoform X1, whose amino-acid sequence is MMRAPLLDFSSPSTTTHSSPIRTPDSTTLQFYCLPPPHLLTTLLQKEDLSLLDATPPLPTSQSHLISPSPSSMELMKEITRLEVEILQLERHLLSLYQKAFQQHLPVLIRDRGTCSNDKMGPHLQATDNHPCYKLDWALSQSDSNHRHQILPSNALTCSSYHIKAAPRASSRKEKPQVDSVHRSLADHLGTSLMDDALDYPNRLSEEIVRCICCIYCKFSDPALPQKGLSVSSSSSLSSSSTFSPRNISGGWSPQFDEEPKGYIEGLKDEAGPYAATIEVLKIRLDDQTFQSLVKSLETIDPRNMKREEKLSFWINIHNALVMHGYLAYGTHNFVRSSSILKAAYNVGGHCINAHTIQSSILGIRSHYSAPWLQTLLSPKKKLMTGSARHTYSLEYAEPLVHFALCSGSCSDPPVRAYTAKNVFQDLKVARDEFIQASVYIQKETKVYLPKLACHFAREMSLSTSGLLEMVCACLPELQQKAIRTCIKGRADKYIYWVPRSSAFRYLIRKEVVQGGYPLN